From a single Streptomyces sp. NBC_00377 genomic region:
- a CDS encoding OFA family MFS transporter, with product MSPPVAPAGWSRWLVPPAALSVHLSIGQAYAWSVFKPPLESALGLSGTQSALPFQLAIVMLGLSAAFGGTLVERNGPRWAMTVALVCFSSGFLISALGAATEQYWLIVLGYGFVGGIGLGIGYISPVSTLIKWFPDRPGMATGIAIMGFGGGALIASPWSAQMLESFGSDSSGIAVAFLVHGLSYAVFMTLGVLLVRVPRGAQPTAAGPGAAGGVQVSASSAVRTPQFWCLWVVLCMNVTAGIGILEKAAPMIKDFFADTSTPVSVSAAAGFVALLSAANMAGRIGWSSTSDLIGRKNIYRVYLGVGALMYALIALIGDSSKPLFVLCALVILSFYGGGFATIPAYLKDLFGTYQVGAIHGRLLTAWSTAGVLGPLIVNWIADRQEEAGKHGSSLYTLSLFIMIGLLAVGFVANELVRPVHARHHIPAQREAADVERQQPESAA from the coding sequence ATGAGTCCCCCCGTCGCACCGGCCGGCTGGAGCCGTTGGCTCGTTCCCCCGGCCGCCCTCTCGGTCCATCTGTCCATCGGTCAGGCCTACGCGTGGTCCGTGTTCAAGCCGCCGCTGGAATCCGCCCTCGGTCTCAGCGGCACACAGAGCGCGCTGCCGTTCCAGCTCGCCATCGTCATGCTCGGCCTGTCCGCCGCCTTCGGCGGCACGCTGGTGGAGCGCAACGGGCCGCGCTGGGCGATGACCGTCGCCCTGGTCTGCTTCTCGTCCGGCTTCCTCATCTCCGCGCTCGGCGCCGCCACCGAGCAGTACTGGCTGATCGTCCTCGGCTACGGGTTCGTCGGCGGCATCGGCCTCGGCATCGGTTACATCTCGCCCGTCTCCACCCTGATCAAGTGGTTCCCCGACCGGCCCGGAATGGCCACCGGAATCGCCATCATGGGCTTCGGCGGCGGCGCGCTCATCGCCTCGCCCTGGTCGGCGCAGATGCTCGAGTCGTTCGGTTCCGACAGCTCCGGCATCGCCGTCGCGTTTCTCGTGCACGGGCTGTCGTACGCCGTGTTCATGACGCTGGGGGTACTGCTGGTGCGGGTGCCACGCGGCGCGCAGCCGACCGCGGCCGGGCCCGGCGCCGCCGGGGGAGTACAGGTCTCGGCGAGCAGTGCGGTGCGCACTCCGCAGTTCTGGTGCCTGTGGGTCGTGCTCTGTATGAACGTGACCGCGGGCATCGGCATCCTGGAGAAGGCCGCCCCGATGATCAAGGACTTCTTCGCCGACACCTCCACGCCGGTCTCGGTCTCCGCGGCCGCCGGCTTCGTCGCCCTGCTGTCCGCGGCGAACATGGCGGGCCGGATCGGCTGGTCCTCGACCTCCGACCTGATCGGGCGCAAGAACATCTACCGGGTGTACCTGGGCGTCGGCGCCCTGATGTACGCCCTCATCGCGCTGATCGGCGATTCGTCGAAACCCCTGTTCGTCCTGTGTGCCCTGGTGATCCTCTCCTTCTACGGCGGCGGTTTCGCGACGATCCCCGCCTACCTCAAGGACCTGTTCGGGACGTACCAGGTCGGCGCGATCCACGGGCGGCTGCTGACCGCCTGGTCCACCGCGGGCGTGCTCGGTCCGCTGATCGTGAACTGGATCGCCGACCGGCAGGAGGAGGCCGGAAAACACGGCTCGTCGCTGTACACCCTGTCCCTGTTCATCATGATCGGGCTGCTGGCCGTCGGTTTCGTCGCCAACGAACTCGTCCGGCCCGTCCACGCCCGTCACCACATCCCCGCCCAGAGGGAGGCCGCCGATGTCGAACGACAGCAGCCCGAGTCCGCAGCCTGA
- the fdhD gene encoding formate dehydrogenase accessory sulfurtransferase FdhD: MGRFTERRKVIRIRDGAVSTRPDTLVAEEPLEIRLNGKPLAITMRTPGDDFALAAGFLVSEGVLASASDLLNIVYCAGATADGSNTYNVVDVRTAPGVTIPDITLERNVYTTSSCGICGKASLDAVRTATRWPIADTPPLRIAPELLASLPDRLREAQRVFDRTGGLHAAALFSEDGELLDAREDVGRHNAVDKLVGRALQNGDLPLSRTILLVSGRASFELAQKAAMAGIPVLAAVSAPSSLAVDLAAETGLTLVGFLRGSSMNVYAGEDRITLRTAAAQG; encoded by the coding sequence ATGGGACGATTCACCGAACGACGCAAGGTGATCCGCATCAGGGACGGAGCGGTCTCCACCCGCCCGGACACCCTGGTCGCCGAGGAACCACTGGAGATCCGGCTCAACGGCAAGCCGCTGGCCATCACCATGCGCACGCCCGGTGACGACTTCGCGCTGGCCGCCGGTTTCCTGGTGAGCGAGGGCGTCCTGGCCTCGGCGTCGGATCTGCTGAACATCGTCTACTGCGCGGGGGCGACCGCCGACGGTTCCAACACCTACAACGTGGTGGACGTCCGGACGGCACCCGGCGTGACGATCCCAGACATCACCCTCGAGCGGAACGTCTACACCACCTCCTCCTGCGGCATCTGCGGCAAGGCGAGCCTCGACGCCGTACGGACGGCCACCCGCTGGCCGATCGCCGACACGCCCCCGCTCCGGATCGCACCCGAACTCCTCGCGAGCCTCCCCGACCGGCTCCGCGAGGCCCAGCGGGTCTTCGACCGGACCGGAGGGCTCCACGCGGCCGCCCTGTTCTCCGAGGACGGCGAGCTGCTGGACGCGCGGGAGGACGTGGGCCGGCACAACGCGGTCGACAAGCTGGTCGGACGTGCCCTACAGAACGGGGACCTGCCCCTGTCGCGGACGATCCTCCTGGTGTCGGGCCGGGCCTCGTTCGAACTGGCGCAGAAGGCCGCGATGGCGGGCATCCCGGTGCTGGCGGCGGTCTCGGCGCCCTCTTCGCTGGCCGTGGACCTGGCCGCGGAGACCGGGCTGACCCTGGTGGGCTTCCTGCGCGGGAGCTCCATGAACGTGTACGCGGGTGAGGACCGCATCACCCTGCGGACCGCGGCCGCCCAGGGCTGA
- a CDS encoding sugar ABC transporter ATP-binding protein: MATNPPLLSMSGITKSFPGVRALDGVDLAVQAGEVHCLLGQNGAGKSTLIKVLAGAHQPDDGVIRWQGDPVTLRSPIAAMRLGIATIYQELDLVEHLSVAENVHLGHEPTAAGFVVRGKTARAATAALLLRLGHAEIDPARLVGELSAAQQQIVSMARALSHDVRLIVMDEPSAALDPDEVDNLFRIVGDLTADGVAVVYISHRLEEIRRIGDRVTVLKDGRAVAGGLPAKTTPTREVVALMTGRNVEYVFPERRSGDVVTAAAAACGGAGFQGVSDAGTSGTPVLEVRGLARQGEFAPLDLIVRPGEIVGLAGLVGSGRSEILETIYGARKPSEGQVLIGGTPLRPGSVRAAVRAGLGLAPEERKAQALLMLESVTRNVSVSSMSRFSRGGWIDRRAEREAARAATRELSLRPDNPSAPVRTLSGGNQQKAVLARWLLRGCRVLLLDEPTRGVDVGARAELYAVVRRLADEGLAVLLVSSEVPEVLGLADRVLVLREGRVVHTAPARELDEHRVLDLVMEGSPAS; this comes from the coding sequence ATGGCAACGAATCCACCCCTGCTCAGCATGTCCGGCATCACCAAATCCTTCCCCGGAGTACGGGCGTTGGACGGCGTCGACCTCGCCGTCCAGGCCGGCGAGGTGCACTGCCTGCTCGGCCAGAACGGCGCCGGGAAGTCCACGCTCATCAAGGTCCTGGCCGGCGCCCACCAGCCCGACGACGGCGTCATCCGCTGGCAGGGCGATCCCGTCACCCTGCGCTCGCCGATCGCCGCCATGCGCCTCGGGATCGCCACCATCTACCAGGAACTCGACCTGGTGGAGCACCTGTCGGTGGCCGAGAACGTCCATCTGGGGCATGAACCCACGGCCGCCGGATTCGTCGTACGGGGAAAGACGGCCCGGGCGGCAACGGCCGCCCTGCTGTTACGGCTCGGGCATGCGGAGATCGACCCGGCCCGACTGGTGGGCGAGTTGTCGGCGGCACAGCAGCAGATCGTCTCCATGGCGCGGGCGCTCTCCCACGACGTACGCCTCATCGTCATGGACGAACCGTCCGCCGCCCTCGACCCGGACGAGGTCGACAACCTGTTCCGCATCGTCGGCGACCTGACCGCCGACGGGGTCGCCGTCGTCTACATCTCGCACCGGCTGGAGGAGATCCGGCGCATCGGCGACCGCGTGACCGTACTGAAGGACGGCCGCGCCGTGGCCGGGGGACTGCCGGCGAAGACGACCCCGACCCGCGAGGTCGTCGCGCTGATGACGGGACGCAACGTCGAGTACGTCTTCCCGGAGCGGCGCTCGGGTGACGTGGTCACAGCCGCGGCCGCGGCCTGCGGCGGGGCCGGGTTCCAGGGCGTGAGCGATGCCGGGACCAGCGGGACACCGGTGCTGGAGGTGCGGGGACTGGCCCGGCAGGGCGAGTTCGCGCCCCTCGACCTGATCGTGCGGCCCGGAGAGATCGTCGGACTCGCCGGACTGGTCGGCTCGGGTCGCTCGGAGATCCTGGAGACGATCTACGGGGCGCGAAAGCCGAGCGAAGGCCAAGTCCTCATCGGTGGAACCCCGTTGCGTCCGGGCAGCGTGCGCGCCGCCGTACGCGCCGGGCTCGGGCTCGCGCCGGAGGAACGCAAGGCACAGGCCCTGCTGATGCTGGAGTCCGTCACCCGAAACGTGTCCGTCTCCTCCATGTCCCGCTTCTCGCGCGGGGGCTGGATCGACCGGCGTGCCGAACGCGAGGCGGCGCGGGCGGCGACACGTGAGCTGTCCCTGCGCCCCGACAACCCCTCCGCCCCCGTGCGCACGTTGTCCGGCGGCAACCAGCAGAAGGCCGTCCTGGCCCGCTGGCTGCTGCGTGGATGCCGGGTCCTGCTCCTCGACGAGCCGACACGCGGCGTCGACGTCGGCGCCCGCGCCGAACTGTACGCAGTGGTCCGCCGACTGGCCGACGAAGGTCTCGCCGTACTGCTGGTCTCCAGCGAGGTCCCCGAGGTCCTCGGCCTGGCCGACCGCGTACTGGTGCTCCGCGAGGGCCGCGTCGTCCACACGGCGCCGGCCCGGGAGCTGGATGAACACCGCGTACTCGATCTCGTCATGGAAGGAAGCCCGGCGTCATGA
- a CDS encoding GntR family transcriptional regulator, producing the protein MLSRGLPQGAVPRLERPGPLRDRVYEALLELITTRALQPGQHLVESELATHLGVSRQPVREALQRLNTEGWVDLRPAQGAFVHEPTEDEADQLLTVRTLLEAEAARLAAAHADKAGIEALEEILAQGMLAVADDDVDTAVALNARFHAKIIELAGNAVLAELAAQVDRRVRWYHTPVARRRGHQSWIEHRDLIAAIVARDEQAATRLMREHTEHTRRSYHARAES; encoded by the coding sequence ATGTTGTCGAGAGGACTGCCGCAGGGTGCGGTGCCCAGACTCGAACGGCCCGGCCCGCTGCGCGACCGTGTCTACGAGGCGCTGCTCGAACTCATCACGACGCGCGCCCTCCAGCCCGGCCAGCACCTCGTCGAGAGCGAACTCGCCACCCATCTCGGCGTCTCACGGCAGCCGGTGCGCGAGGCGCTTCAGCGGCTCAACACCGAGGGCTGGGTGGATCTGCGGCCCGCCCAGGGCGCGTTCGTGCACGAGCCGACCGAGGACGAGGCGGACCAGCTCCTCACCGTCCGTACGCTGCTGGAGGCGGAGGCCGCGCGACTGGCGGCGGCGCACGCGGACAAGGCCGGCATCGAGGCCCTGGAGGAGATCCTGGCGCAGGGCATGCTGGCCGTGGCCGATGACGACGTGGACACCGCGGTCGCGTTGAACGCCCGTTTCCACGCGAAGATCATCGAGCTCGCGGGCAACGCGGTCCTCGCGGAACTCGCGGCCCAGGTCGATCGCCGGGTGCGCTGGTACCACACGCCGGTGGCCCGCCGGCGCGGCCACCAGTCATGGATCGAGCACCGGGACCTGATCGCCGCGATCGTCGCCCGTGACGAGCAGGCGGCGACCCGGCTGATGCGGGAGCACACCGAGCACACCCGACGCTCGTATCACGCCCGCGCCGAGTCCTGA
- a CDS encoding ABC transporter permease → MTQPVSPPRDSTGKVPQIPLPAWRTVLGRADVRTLSLLGVLAALVVIGGITKPDEFLDTRNLQLVLTQGSVIGVVTVGMTFVITSGGIDLSVGAIVALASVWATTVATQDYGFVGILFTAMIVGVGCGLVNGLLIAYGGMVPFIATLAMLASARGLALQITDGRTQIVTVDGVLNLGERDAYVLGVPPLVIVFAIVTVIGWLVLNRTTFGRRTVAVGGNAEAARLAGIDVRRQRLYLYLLSGLCCGIAAFLLIILSGSGQNTNGNLYELDAIAAAIIGGTLLSGGRGTITGSVLGVLIFTTITNIFALNNLQSDVQQIAKGAIIVAAVLVQRRTASTT, encoded by the coding sequence ATGACGCAGCCCGTCTCCCCGCCGCGGGACAGCACCGGCAAGGTGCCGCAGATCCCGCTCCCCGCCTGGCGCACCGTGCTCGGCCGCGCCGACGTCCGCACCCTCTCCCTGCTCGGCGTGCTCGCCGCGCTCGTCGTGATCGGCGGAATCACCAAACCCGACGAGTTCCTCGACACCCGCAACCTGCAACTCGTCCTCACCCAGGGGTCGGTGATCGGTGTCGTCACCGTGGGCATGACCTTCGTCATCACCTCCGGGGGCATCGACCTCTCGGTCGGCGCGATCGTCGCACTGGCATCGGTGTGGGCGACCACGGTCGCCACCCAGGACTACGGGTTCGTGGGCATCCTCTTCACGGCGATGATCGTCGGAGTGGGCTGCGGCCTCGTCAACGGTCTGCTCATCGCGTACGGCGGGATGGTGCCCTTCATCGCGACGCTCGCCATGCTGGCCTCCGCCCGCGGACTGGCGCTCCAGATCACGGACGGCCGGACGCAGATCGTCACCGTGGACGGCGTCCTGAACCTCGGCGAGCGTGACGCGTATGTGCTCGGCGTCCCGCCGCTCGTGATCGTCTTCGCGATCGTGACGGTCATCGGCTGGTTGGTGCTGAACCGCACCACCTTCGGTCGCCGCACGGTGGCCGTCGGCGGCAACGCGGAGGCCGCCCGGCTCGCCGGTATCGACGTACGGCGTCAGCGGCTGTACCTCTACCTGCTGTCGGGGCTGTGCTGCGGCATCGCCGCCTTCCTGCTGATCATCCTGTCCGGCTCGGGCCAGAACACCAACGGCAATCTCTACGAACTCGACGCCATCGCGGCCGCGATCATCGGCGGCACCCTGCTCAGCGGTGGGCGCGGCACCATCACCGGATCCGTGCTGGGGGTGCTGATCTTCACCACGATCACCAACATCTTCGCCCTGAACAACCTACAGAGCGACGTCCAGCAGATCGCCAAGGGCGCGATCATCGTCGCCGCCGTGCTGGTCCAGCGCCGTACCGCGAGCACGACCTGA
- a CDS encoding MFS transporter small subunit, which yields MSNDSSPSPQPDRRPLIALAWLWVGAPLAYGLYELVQKATQLFTG from the coding sequence ATGTCGAACGACAGCAGCCCGAGTCCGCAGCCTGACCGGCGGCCGCTGATCGCCCTCGCCTGGCTGTGGGTGGGGGCGCCGCTCGCCTACGGACTGTACGAGCTGGTACAGAAGGCGACGCAGCTGTTCACCGGATAG
- a CDS encoding ROK family transcriptional regulator codes for MTARPANAHQARLLKLLRDGGPNSRAQLGDQVDLSRSKLAVEVDRLLETGLVVADGLAASRGGRRSHNVRLHPGLRFLGVDIGATSVDVAVTNAELETLGHLNQPLDVREGPVAVFEQVLSMAVKLRATGLAEGFDGAGIGVPGPVRFPEGVPVAPPIMPGWDGFPVREALSQELGCPVMVDNDVNLMAMGEQHAGVARTVADFLCVKIGTGIGCGIVVGGQVYRGTTGSAGDIGHIQAVPDGRPCACGNRGCLEAHFSGAALARDALEAAQQGLSAELAARLATSGALTAIDVAAAAAAGDATSLEMIREGGNRVGQVIAALVSFFNPGLVVIGGGVTGLGHTLLAAIRTQVYRQSLPLATGNLPIVLGELGPTAGVIGAARLISDHLFSPA; via the coding sequence ATGACGGCACGCCCCGCGAACGCTCACCAGGCCCGTCTGCTCAAGCTGTTGCGGGACGGCGGCCCCAACTCCCGCGCCCAACTGGGTGACCAGGTCGACCTGTCGCGGTCCAAACTGGCCGTGGAGGTGGACCGGCTCCTGGAGACGGGGCTGGTCGTGGCCGACGGACTCGCCGCCTCGCGCGGCGGCCGCCGCTCGCACAACGTCCGCCTCCATCCGGGACTGCGCTTCCTCGGCGTCGACATCGGCGCGACCTCGGTCGACGTCGCGGTCACCAACGCCGAACTGGAGACGCTCGGACACCTCAACCAGCCCCTCGACGTCCGCGAGGGACCGGTCGCGGTCTTCGAGCAGGTCCTGTCCATGGCCGTGAAGCTGAGGGCGACGGGACTCGCCGAGGGCTTCGACGGCGCCGGCATCGGCGTACCCGGTCCGGTCCGTTTCCCCGAAGGGGTGCCGGTGGCGCCGCCGATCATGCCCGGCTGGGACGGTTTCCCCGTGCGGGAGGCGCTCAGCCAGGAACTCGGCTGCCCGGTGATGGTCGACAACGACGTGAACCTCATGGCCATGGGGGAGCAGCACGCGGGCGTCGCCCGCACCGTCGCCGACTTCCTGTGCGTGAAGATCGGCACCGGAATCGGCTGCGGCATCGTCGTCGGCGGTCAGGTCTACCGCGGTACGACCGGCAGCGCGGGCGACATCGGGCACATCCAGGCCGTGCCCGACGGCCGTCCGTGTGCCTGCGGCAACCGGGGCTGCCTGGAGGCCCACTTCAGCGGCGCGGCCCTGGCCCGTGACGCGCTGGAGGCGGCCCAGCAGGGCCTGTCCGCGGAACTCGCGGCACGGCTGGCGACGAGCGGCGCTCTCACCGCGATCGACGTCGCCGCCGCGGCCGCCGCGGGAGACGCCACCTCCCTGGAGATGATCCGGGAAGGCGGCAACCGCGTCGGTCAGGTCATCGCCGCACTCGTCTCGTTCTTCAACCCCGGCCTGGTGGTGATCGGCGGCGGGGTGACCGGCCTCGGCCACACCCTGCTCGCCGCGATCCGTACCCAGGTGTACCGCCAGTCACTGCCACTCGCGACCGGCAATCTGCCCATCGTCCTAGGGGAGTTGGGCCCCACCGCCGGTGTCATCGGCGCGGCCCGGCTGATCAGCGACCACCTGTTCTCACCCGCGTAG
- a CDS encoding LysR substrate-binding domain-containing protein — MYDPSHLRTFLAVAQTLSFTQAARRLGLRQSTVSQHVRRLEDVTGRALFTRDTHSVELTEDGEAMLGFARRILDVHEQAAAFFTGTRLRGRLRFGASEDFVLTRLPEILEGFRHDHPEVDLELTVELSGTLHEQLAVGRLDLVLAKRRPEDQGGELVWHDGLVWIGAKRLRLDADRPVPLIVFPPPGITRALALEALERQGRAWRIVCTSGSLNGLIAAARAGLGVMAHSRGLIPPGLVRVPERAGLPELGRVDFVLVHGRRRTSAQGAADALAAAILAGGDRLHRRPTGSGRRLDPTGDSAG; from the coding sequence GTGTACGACCCCTCTCATCTGCGGACCTTCCTGGCCGTCGCCCAGACGCTGAGTTTCACGCAGGCAGCACGGCGCCTGGGTCTGCGCCAGTCCACGGTCAGCCAGCACGTGCGGCGCCTCGAGGACGTGACCGGGCGGGCACTGTTCACCCGGGACACGCATTCCGTGGAGCTGACCGAGGACGGTGAGGCGATGCTCGGCTTCGCGCGCCGGATCCTGGACGTCCACGAGCAGGCCGCGGCGTTCTTCACCGGCACCCGCCTGCGCGGGCGGCTGCGGTTCGGCGCCTCCGAGGACTTCGTGCTGACGCGGCTGCCGGAGATCCTGGAGGGATTCCGCCACGACCATCCCGAGGTCGATCTCGAACTGACGGTGGAGCTGTCGGGCACCCTGCACGAACAGCTCGCCGTCGGGAGGCTGGACCTGGTCCTGGCCAAGCGGCGCCCCGAGGACCAGGGGGGCGAGCTGGTGTGGCACGACGGACTGGTGTGGATCGGCGCGAAACGGCTGCGCCTGGACGCCGACCGCCCGGTCCCGCTCATCGTGTTCCCGCCCCCGGGCATCACCCGCGCTCTGGCCTTGGAGGCGCTGGAGCGGCAGGGGCGGGCCTGGCGGATCGTGTGCACGAGCGGCAGCCTCAACGGCCTCATCGCGGCGGCCCGGGCCGGCCTCGGCGTGATGGCGCACTCACGGGGGCTGATCCCACCGGGCCTGGTACGCGTCCCGGAGCGGGCGGGGCTGCCCGAACTGGGGCGGGTCGACTTCGTGCTGGTGCACGGACGCCGACGCACCTCGGCCCAGGGCGCGGCGGACGCGCTGGCGGCCGCGATCCTGGCGGGCGGCGACCGGCTGCACCGACGGCCGACGGGATCCGGGCGACGGCTCGACCCGACGGGAGACAGCGCCGGCTGA
- a CDS encoding isochorismatase family protein, giving the protein MTAALPSVPARSALVLVDLMDRIVALPLEPHKGTEVLAAAEELAAAFRSAGALVVLVRVERPGVTDQPPGSGLVQGLLQEGDLEIVKRTIGAFQGTGLDDRLRERGVTTLVFGGIATNLGVESTARAAGDLGYDLVFVEDAMSALTAAEHEASVKLDFPRLGTVTRAADVRFTSG; this is encoded by the coding sequence ATGACCGCAGCTCTCCCGTCAGTCCCCGCGCGCAGCGCCCTCGTTCTCGTCGACCTGATGGACCGCATCGTCGCCCTGCCCCTCGAGCCCCACAAGGGCACCGAAGTGCTGGCCGCCGCCGAGGAGTTGGCGGCGGCGTTCCGGTCGGCCGGCGCGCTCGTCGTCCTCGTCCGCGTCGAACGTCCCGGCGTCACCGACCAGCCGCCCGGCAGCGGTCTGGTGCAAGGGCTGCTCCAAGAGGGTGACTTGGAGATCGTCAAGCGGACCATCGGCGCCTTCCAGGGGACGGGTCTGGACGATCGGCTCCGCGAACGAGGTGTGACGACGCTCGTGTTCGGCGGTATCGCTACCAACCTCGGCGTCGAGTCCACCGCCCGTGCCGCCGGCGACCTCGGTTACGACCTGGTCTTCGTCGAGGACGCCATGTCCGCTCTCACCGCGGCCGAGCACGAGGCGTCGGTGAAGCTGGACTTCCCCCGGCTGGGGACGGTGACGCGGGCGGCCGACGTGCGCTTCACGAGCGGTTGA
- a CDS encoding beta-ketoacyl-ACP synthase III, with amino-acid sequence MNGSRIAAVGHYQPAKVLTNEDLAGLVDTSDEWIRSRVGIRTRHIAGPDEPVDELAAHAAAKALAAAGLAPGDIDLVLVATSTAVDRSPNMAARVAARLGIPQPAAMDINVVCAGFTHALATADHTVRAGAATRALVIGADKMSEVTDWSDRTTCVLVGDGAGAAVVEACPDGAEPGISPVLWGSLPEMGHAVRIEGQPARFAQEGQSVYRWATTQLPPLARKACERAGLTPEDLAAVVLHQANLRIIEPLAQKIGAVNAVVARDVTESGNTSAASIPLAFSKLVERGAVSTGDPVLLFGFGGNLSYAGQVVRCP; translated from the coding sequence ATGAACGGCTCGCGCATCGCCGCCGTCGGCCACTACCAGCCCGCCAAGGTACTCACCAACGAGGACCTGGCGGGCCTGGTCGACACCAGTGACGAGTGGATCAGGAGCCGAGTGGGCATCCGCACGCGCCACATCGCGGGCCCCGACGAGCCCGTGGACGAGCTGGCCGCGCACGCCGCCGCCAAGGCGCTCGCGGCGGCCGGCCTCGCGCCGGGCGACATCGACCTGGTGCTGGTCGCGACCTCCACGGCCGTCGACCGTTCGCCGAACATGGCCGCCCGGGTCGCCGCCCGTCTCGGTATCCCGCAGCCGGCCGCGATGGACATCAACGTCGTCTGCGCCGGTTTCACCCATGCGCTGGCCACCGCCGACCACACCGTCCGGGCGGGCGCCGCCACCCGCGCCCTGGTCATCGGCGCCGACAAGATGTCCGAGGTGACCGACTGGAGCGACCGCACCACCTGTGTGCTCGTCGGCGACGGCGCGGGCGCCGCCGTGGTCGAGGCCTGTCCCGACGGCGCCGAGCCCGGCATCTCGCCGGTGCTGTGGGGTTCGCTGCCCGAGATGGGGCACGCGGTGCGCATCGAGGGGCAGCCGGCGCGGTTCGCGCAGGAGGGGCAGAGCGTCTACCGCTGGGCCACCACCCAGCTGCCGCCCCTGGCGCGGAAGGCCTGCGAGCGGGCGGGCCTCACCCCCGAGGACCTCGCCGCCGTCGTCCTGCACCAGGCGAACCTGCGCATCATCGAACCCCTCGCGCAGAAGATCGGCGCCGTCAACGCGGTGGTCGCCCGTGACGTCACCGAATCGGGTAACACCTCGGCCGCCAGCATCCCGCTCGCCTTCTCCAAGCTGGTCGAGCGCGGCGCCGTCTCCACGGGCGACCCGGTACTGCTGTTCGGCTTCGGCGGCAACCTGTCCTATGCGGGCCAGGTCGTGCGCTGCCCGTGA
- a CDS encoding bile acid:sodium symporter family protein yields MPVDPYILMLLGTVGLAALFPARGAGADVASGASTAAIAFLFFLYGARLSTGEALAGLKHWRLHVTVLACTFLVFPLLGLAARGLVPVILTQPLYQGLLFLTLVPSTIQSSIAFTSIARGNVPAAICAGSFSSLVGIVVTPLLAAALLGSSGGGFSADSLVEIVLQLLVPFLAGQLLRRWIGGFVTRHKKVLGLVDRGSILLVVYTAFSEGVVQGIWHQVSAVRLGGLLVVEAVVLAVMLTLTWYGGKALRFGREDRVAIQFAGSKKSLASGLPMASVLFGAHASLAVLPLMLFHQMQLMVCAVIAKRRARDPLETSKEHADGRSTAAA; encoded by the coding sequence ATGCCGGTCGACCCCTACATCCTGATGCTGCTCGGGACCGTCGGGCTCGCGGCGCTGTTCCCGGCGCGCGGCGCGGGCGCCGACGTGGCCTCCGGCGCCTCCACGGCTGCGATCGCGTTCCTCTTCTTCCTGTACGGCGCCCGGCTGTCCACCGGTGAGGCGCTGGCGGGACTGAAGCACTGGCGGCTACACGTCACCGTCCTGGCCTGCACTTTCCTCGTCTTCCCGCTGCTGGGCCTCGCCGCGCGCGGTCTGGTGCCGGTGATCCTCACCCAGCCGCTCTACCAGGGTCTGCTCTTCCTCACCCTCGTGCCGTCGACCATCCAGTCGTCGATCGCCTTCACCTCCATCGCCCGGGGCAACGTGCCGGCCGCCATCTGCGCGGGTTCCTTCTCCTCGCTGGTCGGCATCGTCGTCACCCCGTTGCTGGCGGCCGCCCTGCTGGGCAGCAGCGGCGGCGGCTTCTCCGCGGACTCGCTGGTCGAGATCGTGCTGCAACTGCTCGTACCGTTCCTCGCGGGGCAGCTGCTGCGGCGCTGGATCGGCGGGTTCGTCACCCGGCACAAGAAGGTGCTGGGGCTGGTCGACCGCGGCTCGATCCTCCTCGTCGTCTACACCGCGTTCAGCGAGGGCGTGGTGCAGGGCATCTGGCACCAGGTCAGCGCCGTACGGCTGGGTGGGCTGCTCGTCGTCGAGGCCGTCGTGCTCGCGGTGATGCTCACCCTGACCTGGTACGGCGGCAAGGCGTTGCGGTTCGGCCGTGAGGACCGCGTCGCGATCCAGTTCGCGGGCTCCAAGAAGTCCCTCGCCTCGGGGCTGCCCATGGCGAGCGTCCTGTTCGGCGCGCACGCCTCGCTGGCGGTGCTGCCCCTGATGCTCTTCCATCAGATGCAGCTGATGGTGTGCGCGGTCATCGCCAAGCGCCGGGCCAGGGATCCGCTGGAGACGTCGAAGGAACACGCCGACGGGCGGTCGACGGCCGCGGCCTGA